One region of Quercus lobata isolate SW786 chromosome 2, ValleyOak3.0 Primary Assembly, whole genome shotgun sequence genomic DNA includes:
- the LOC115977404 gene encoding probable xyloglucan endotransglucosylase/hydrolase protein 23: protein MASMASSSAPLILLVLLLGSIMVASAANLNQDFDITWGDGRANIINNGELLTLSLDKTSGSGFQSKNEYLFGKIDMQLKLVPGNSAGTVTAYYLSSKGSTWDEIDFEFLGNLSGDPYILHTNVFSQGKGNREQQFYLWFDPTADFHTYSILWNPQRIIFSVDGTPIREFKNLESNGVPFPKNQPMRIYSSLWNADDWATRGGLVKTDWTQAPFTASYRNFNANACVWTSGASSCGSNSPSATSSNNAWLSQELDSASQQRLQWAQKNYMIYNYCTDTKRFPQGLPTECTTS, encoded by the exons ATGGCTTCTATGGCTTCTTCAAGTGCTCCATTGATCCTTCTAGTGCTTCTTCTTGGGTCAATCATGGTTGCCTCAGCTGCTAACTTGAACCAAGATTTTGACATTACATGGGGAGATGGCCGTGCTAATATAATCAACAATGGTGAGCTCCTTACTCTCTCACTAGACAAAACTTCTGGCTCAGGATTCCAGTCCAAGAATGAATATCTATTTGGAAAGATTGATATGCAGCTCAAGCTTGTCCCTGGAAACTCTGCTGGCACTGTCACTGCCTATTAT TTGTCCTCGAAAGGATCAacatgggatgagatagacttTGAATTCTTGGGGAATCTGAGTGGTGATCCTTATATACTTCACACTAATGTGTTCAGCCAAGGCAAGGGCAACAGAGAGCAGCAATTCTATCTATGGTTTGACCCAACTGCAGATTTTCACACTTATTCCATACTTTGGAATCCCCAACGCATTAT TTTCTCTGTGGATGGCACTCCTATTAGAGAGTTCAAGAACTTGGAGTCAAATGGTGTTCCATTCCCAAAGAATCAACCAATGAGGATATACTCTAGCCTCTGGAATGCTGATGATTGGGCCACAAGGGGTGGACTTGTCAAGACTGATTGGACACAAGCTCCTTTCACTGCTTCCTATAGAAACTTCAACGCAAATGCTTGTGTTTGGACCTCTGGGGCATCCTCCTGCGGTTCAAACTCTCCCTCTGCTACTTCTAGCAATAATGCTTGGCTCTCACAAGAGTTGGATTCAGCTAGTCAGCAGAGATTGCAATGGGCGCAGAAGAACTATATGATATACAACTATTGCACAGACACAAAGAGGTTTCCCCAAGGCCTTCCTACAGAATGTACCACATCCTAG